In one window of Arachis ipaensis cultivar K30076 chromosome B06, Araip1.1, whole genome shotgun sequence DNA:
- the LOC107646831 gene encoding uncharacterized protein LOC107646831: MEIRTFFELVNKSRIAKECVKKAVAERGSQGGPFPQNRGKSFAPRGLPFKRGGFVPQTTQGQNNFRRPNNNNALGKRFGKQPLNEQACARCGSHHPGVPCKAGWGLCYSCGKPGHKVSNYPEKQRQGIGRAQQPGRVFTTSTVGAKGSKTLIRGNCELAGRILNALFDSGVSHSFIAFEKASELGLRIVVLGYDLKVYNAAHEAMITRLGCLQVSFRVKQRDFVHDFICLLMTGLDIIL, translated from the coding sequence ATGGAGATCAGGACTTTTTTCGAGTTGGTAAACAAGAGCAGAATTGCCAAAGAGTGTGTGAAGAAGGCAGTTGCAGAGAGAGGAAGTCAGGGGGGACCATTCCCACAAAACCGAGGGAAGAGTTTTGCTCCTAGAGGTCTGCCTTTCAAGCGGGGAGGCTTCGTGCCACAGACGACTCAGGGTCAGAATAACTTCAgaaggcccaacaacaacaatgctCTGGGGAAAAGATTTGGGAAGCAACCCCTGAATGAGCAGGCTTGTGCTAGATGTGGGAGTCACCATCCTGGTGTTCCGTGTAAAGCCGGTTGGGGTTTATGTTACTCATGTGGTAAGCCGGGGCATAAAGTCTCCAACTATCCAGAGAAGCAGAGACAGGGTATTGGGAGAGCACAGCagcctggtcgggtgttcactaCCTCCACTGTGGGTGCCAAGGGGTCCAAGACACTTATCCGAGGTAACTGTGAATTGGCTGGTCGGATTTTAAATGCCTTATTTGATTCTGGAGtatcacattcattcattgcatttgagaaggcTAGTGAGTTAGGACTGAGGATTGTGGTTTTGGGCTATGATCTGAAGGTGTATAACGCTGCTCATGAAGCCATGATAACTAGGTTAGGGTGTTTGCAAGTTTCTTTTAGGGTTAAACAACGAGATTTTGTTCATGACTTTATCTGTTTGCTGATGACCGGTCTTGATATTATCTTgtga